A single genomic interval of Nitrosomonadales bacterium harbors:
- the recJ gene encoding single-stranded-DNA-specific exonuclease RecJ, whose amino-acid sequence MPEIVPRNIPELALRHLLDSGHPSALAKIFAARGITDNRQLETSLAGLLPFDNLKNIHEMARHLADAIAAQDSILVIADYDADGATACAVAVRGLRAFGAHIDFLVPNRFEYGYGLTPEIVRLAARSEPDILLTVDNGIASIEGVAEANQLGMRVLVTDHHLPADALPDAASIVNPNQRGCAFPDKHLAGVGVMFYVLLALRAELRARGTFTDCPEPRLAELLDLVALGTVADVVKLGQNNRILVQQGLQRIRAGRACAGIKALLQVARKDPAHTSSQDLGFAVGPRLNAAGRLDDMSLGIECLLSDDAATAMRIATRLDALNRERRTIETDMQEAALAALESVEPSESFSLALFDENWHQGVIGILASRLKDKFHRPTIAFARANDGELKGSGRSISGLHLRDALDLVSKRHPALIRKFGGHAAAAGLSIAEADFDRFASSFEQVASELLDTDDLTQRIETDGSLEHADMTLETARLLEDQVWGQGFPAPQFNDDFIVQGQRVVGEKHLKLRLGIQGRSMDAILFGQSEPLPERVHLVYSLGVNEYNGTQDLQLIVRQWQHTKG is encoded by the coding sequence ATGCCTGAGATCGTACCGCGCAACATACCCGAACTGGCCCTGCGGCATTTGCTCGACAGCGGTCACCCCTCTGCCTTGGCAAAGATCTTCGCGGCGCGGGGCATCACCGACAACCGGCAACTTGAAACTTCGCTCGCCGGACTGCTGCCGTTCGACAACCTGAAAAACATCCATGAAATGGCGCGCCATCTGGCCGACGCCATCGCTGCACAAGACAGCATACTGGTCATCGCCGACTATGACGCGGACGGCGCGACCGCCTGCGCAGTGGCCGTACGCGGGTTGCGTGCCTTTGGCGCGCACATCGACTTCCTCGTGCCGAACCGTTTTGAATACGGGTACGGGCTGACGCCGGAGATCGTGCGACTGGCCGCCCGAAGTGAGCCGGACATCCTGTTGACGGTGGATAACGGCATCGCCAGCATCGAAGGCGTGGCGGAAGCCAACCAGCTCGGGATGCGCGTGCTGGTCACCGACCATCATTTGCCCGCCGATGCCTTGCCGGATGCCGCGAGCATCGTCAATCCCAATCAGCGCGGATGCGCCTTTCCAGACAAGCACTTGGCGGGCGTGGGCGTGATGTTCTATGTGCTGCTGGCGTTGCGCGCGGAACTGCGCGCACGCGGCACATTCACCGATTGTCCCGAACCCAGGCTTGCCGAACTACTCGATCTCGTGGCCCTGGGCACGGTTGCCGACGTGGTCAAACTAGGCCAGAACAATCGCATCCTGGTGCAGCAGGGCCTGCAGCGCATCCGTGCCGGACGCGCCTGCGCCGGCATCAAAGCGCTGTTGCAAGTGGCAAGGAAAGACCCAGCCCACACATCCAGCCAGGACCTGGGCTTTGCCGTCGGCCCGCGCCTGAACGCAGCCGGGCGACTGGACGACATGAGTCTTGGCATCGAATGCCTGCTGTCCGACGATGCCGCAACCGCGATGCGGATCGCGACCCGGCTGGACGCCCTCAACCGCGAGCGACGCACCATCGAGACCGACATGCAGGAAGCGGCGCTGGCGGCGCTCGAGTCGGTCGAGCCAAGCGAAAGTTTCAGTCTCGCGCTGTTCGACGAAAACTGGCATCAGGGCGTGATCGGCATCCTCGCTTCGCGCCTCAAGGACAAGTTCCATCGCCCGACCATCGCCTTCGCGCGCGCCAATGACGGTGAACTGAAAGGTTCGGGACGTTCCATCTCCGGATTGCACCTGCGTGATGCGCTGGATCTGGTCAGCAAACGGCATCCTGCGCTGATCAGGAAATTCGGTGGTCACGCCGCAGCCGCCGGCCTGAGCATCGCCGAGGCCGATTTCGACCGGTTCGCCTCATCCTTCGAACAGGTCGCCAGCGAACTGCTCGACACCGACGACCTGACTCAGCGCATCGAAACGGACGGCTCGCTGGAACATGCGGACATGACGCTGGAAACGGCGCGCCTGCTCGAAGACCAGGTGTGGGGACAGGGCTTCCCCGCGCCGCAGTTCAATGACGACTTCATCGTGCAGGGCCAGCGCGTGGTCGGCGAAAAACATCTCAAGTTGCGTCTGGGAATACAGGGGAGATCCATGGACGCGATACTGTTCGGTCAAAGCGAACCGCTGCCGGAGCGCGTGCATCTCGTGTACAGCCTGGGCGTCAATGAATACAATGGCACGCAGGATCTGCAACTCATCGTTCGGCAGTGGCAGCACACGAAAGGGTGA
- a CDS encoding MgtC/SapB family protein, whose protein sequence is MELDFLQGNGIEALPQFLTSLALGLLIGLERERNPSAKAGLRTFALVAVLGTLLALLSDKLGSPWLLVVGLVAVAGMIVAAYLNHPGDESDPGTTTVIALLLSYGLGIMIWYDLARLAVMLAIGITALLYFKPELHGISQRLTRRDLVAILQFAVLTFIVLPILPDQNYGPYDAVNPYQAWLMVVLISGLSLTGYAALQMVGTRYGTLLLGFLGGLVSSTATTLSYARRGKSAPAMLEVAASVIVIASMVVLLRLIIVSSVVAYAALPDLLPVLLGGLLSGLFVALYNWRRMSNAPEPHFPETSNPAELHTAIGFGLMYVAVLLAAAWMEDFAGNQGLYVVALVSGLTDVDAITLSSLRLLNLGQLSQQQAVTAIAIAFLSNLAFKFGMVVFIGGWVLARHVAIGFGAIALGVLAGLFAL, encoded by the coding sequence ATGGAACTCGATTTTCTGCAAGGGAACGGCATCGAAGCCTTGCCGCAGTTTCTCACCAGCCTGGCCCTAGGCTTGCTGATCGGGCTGGAGCGCGAACGCAACCCGTCGGCCAAGGCCGGTCTGCGCACCTTCGCGCTGGTCGCCGTGCTGGGCACGCTGCTGGCGCTGCTCTCCGACAAACTCGGCTCGCCCTGGCTGCTGGTGGTCGGACTGGTCGCGGTGGCGGGCATGATCGTCGCCGCCTACCTCAATCATCCCGGGGACGAATCCGACCCCGGCACCACCACGGTCATCGCACTGCTGCTCAGTTACGGGCTGGGCATCATGATCTGGTACGACCTGGCCAGACTCGCCGTGATGCTGGCGATCGGCATCACCGCCCTGCTCTATTTCAAACCCGAACTGCACGGCATATCGCAACGGCTGACGCGCCGCGATCTGGTCGCCATACTGCAATTCGCGGTACTGACCTTCATCGTGCTGCCGATCCTGCCGGACCAGAATTACGGGCCGTACGATGCCGTCAATCCCTACCAGGCATGGCTGATGGTGGTGCTGATCTCCGGGCTCAGCCTCACCGGTTACGCCGCACTGCAAATGGTGGGCACGCGCTATGGCACGCTGTTGCTGGGCTTTCTCGGCGGCCTGGTGTCGAGCACCGCAACCACATTGAGCTATGCGAGGCGCGGCAAGAGCGCCCCTGCCATGCTGGAAGTGGCCGCCTCGGTCATCGTGATCGCCAGCATGGTGGTATTACTGCGCCTGATAATTGTCAGTTCCGTGGTCGCCTACGCCGCATTGCCCGACCTGTTGCCGGTACTGCTGGGCGGACTGCTGTCGGGCCTGTTCGTCGCACTGTATAACTGGCGCAGGATGAGCAATGCCCCCGAGCCTCACTTCCCCGAGACTTCCAATCCCGCCGAACTGCACACCGCCATCGGCTTCGGCCTGATGTATGTGGCGGTGTTGCTGGCGGCGGCATGGATGGAGGATTTCGCGGGCAATCAGGGGTTGTATGTCGTGGCACTGGTCTCCGGACTGACCGATGTGGACGCGATCACGTTATCCAGTCTGCGCCTGCTGAATCTCGGCCAGTTAAGCCAGCAGCAGGCGGTAACAGCCATCGCCATCGCTTTTCTTTCCAATCTCGCCTTCAAGTTCGGCATGGTGGTCTTCATCGGCGGCTGGGTTCTCGCAAGACATGTCGCCATCGGATTCGGCGCCATCGCCCTCGGGGTGCTGGCCGGACTGTTTGCGTTATAA
- the prfB gene encoding peptide chain release factor 2 (programmed frameshift): MEAEQLNALSNQLQDLASRSAELRRYLDFDTKQERLTEVCELAEDPAIWQDAKRAQDLGRERKSLETVVLGLTKIRQDITDASELFEMAQAENDEDSLNGIADDVRDIEKRVAEMEFRRMFSNPADPNNCFIDIQAGAGGTEACDWASMLLRQYLKYCERKGFKVEVLEQTDGDVAGIRSASLKVEGEYAYGHLRTETGVHRLVRKSPFDSSGGRHTSFASLFVSPEVDDSIEVDINPADLRIDTFRASGAGGQHINKTDSAIRITHAPTGIVVQCQSDRSQHRNKAEAMAMLKSRLYELELRKRQSEADKLEASKTDVGWGHQIRSYVLDNSRIKDLRTNVEISATQKVLDGDLDAFIEASLKQGV, from the exons ATGGAAGCCGAACAACTCAACGCCTTGTCCAACCAGCTGCAGGATCTCGCCTCGCGCAGCGCAGAATTGCGGAGGTATCTT GACTTCGATACCAAGCAGGAACGCCTGACCGAAGTCTGCGAACTCGCCGAAGACCCGGCCATCTGGCAGGACGCCAAACGCGCCCAGGATCTGGGACGTGAGCGCAAGTCGCTGGAAACCGTTGTGCTCGGCCTGACGAAGATTCGGCAGGACATCACTGACGCCTCGGAACTGTTCGAGATGGCCCAGGCTGAGAACGACGAGGACAGCCTGAACGGCATCGCGGACGATGTCCGGGACATCGAAAAACGCGTTGCGGAAATGGAATTCCGCCGCATGTTCTCCAACCCGGCAGACCCGAACAACTGCTTCATCGACATCCAGGCCGGCGCAGGCGGTACCGAAGCCTGTGACTGGGCTTCCATGCTACTGCGCCAATACCTGAAATACTGCGAACGCAAGGGCTTCAAGGTCGAAGTACTGGAACAGACCGACGGCGATGTCGCGGGCATCCGCAGCGCTTCGCTCAAGGTCGAAGGCGAATATGCCTATGGACACCTGCGCACCGAGACCGGCGTGCATCGCCTGGTGCGCAAATCGCCGTTCGATTCTTCCGGCGGACGACACACCTCCTTTGCCAGCCTGTTCGTCTCGCCCGAAGTGGACGACTCCATCGAGGTGGACATCAACCCGGCCGACCTGCGCATCGACACCTTCCGCGCCAGCGGCGCGGGTGGCCAGCACATCAACAAGACCGACTCAGCGATCCGCATCACCCACGCGCCGACCGGCATCGTCGTGCAATGCCAGAGCGACCGTTCGCAGCATCGCAACAAGGCCGAAGCGATGGCCATGCTGAAATCGCGCCTGTACGAACTGGAACTGCGCAAGCGCCAATCCGAAGCGGACAAGCTGGAAGCCTCCAAGACCGATGTGGGCTGGGGCCACCAGATACGATCCTATGTGCTCGACAACTCGCGCATCAAGGATCTGCGCACCAACGTCGAGATCTCCGCCACGCAAAAAGTGCTCGACGGCGACCTCGATGCCTTCATCGAAGCCAGCCTGAAGCAAGGCGTTTAA
- a CDS encoding AAA family ATPase, giving the protein MFRLLELETVHWDYWQRFKLPLDASIITIVGPNGSGKTTLLDALRTLLALECSKKRDYKRYVRRNGEDFCWLRGVVDNQRPPGSSRRPFGLPYQQDRITLACRIDKKGGDWVRKYWVAEGEVSLEDIEQQGQEFGVRDYQRLLHSAGLSPAIARVLSLEQGQTDKLCELSPKELLELVFQVFGDKEVLERYQEARHHQEYTSRELDAVQRNLEALGYSLKTHELNVNRYLEWQRLNEERTVLVSETRPRLEHHLLQKEAENAGRTLQGLRRDWRGKRAERHALTLELQVQQQALQAAQLRKQAAHENEQVQQRALNELNRELGNWEALVKQHDRLLQQVESAGGQAADARELEHLENERDRLRLRIAELEQQQRQLDEMLENLAAGRRSDPADVAAFRQALSGAGIAHDLLTDLVEIVDPSWQAAVEAVLAPFAHIVLLAKEKDAEAAMALGEKLRYRHFIVPERSKPGLAPQGSLLEVVRFAQPVPEWLLRLLERIRRVEDANAGAKLPRGEDWITRQGYLRERRGGRFAAPEQARFGKARLESLRQQRADLEKILAPLRQQRDDLSARLNNLKAQLAGEDASARLAARAAEFAEARQHYDVLVIKRRDNGVFQAQQDREQADDAVVAANSTLGNIRQFMQRLDKEIAEKENRPAREEQAKRLQRLRHNRRQMPATWRDATANQLIAEQWRDSTNIERRIHEIEARFADESWETDASVIVLRDKIRDDYAHQESDLATRRRDNEMARSQTDAAREQYIAVLRYTIARYVKNLKVLGEMAGIKVEYEPVSLANGDDVTLSQAGLAVRFDFDEKGFMGMNDGDASGGQQVMKSLILLVGLMMEESRPGGFVFIDEPFAHLDIVNIERVASFLKATRAQYLLTTPVTHNVSVYDPSMLTLVTFKKRPNDAWAPRIGVLVREQHEHA; this is encoded by the coding sequence ATGTTTCGCCTGCTCGAACTGGAAACCGTACATTGGGACTACTGGCAGCGCTTCAAATTGCCGCTGGATGCTTCCATCATCACCATCGTCGGCCCCAACGGCTCGGGCAAGACCACGCTACTCGATGCGCTGCGCACGCTGCTGGCGCTGGAATGCTCGAAGAAGCGCGATTACAAACGTTATGTGCGGCGCAACGGCGAAGACTTCTGCTGGCTGCGCGGCGTGGTGGATAACCAGCGCCCGCCCGGCTCAAGCCGCCGCCCGTTCGGTCTGCCCTACCAGCAAGACCGCATCACGCTGGCTTGTCGCATCGACAAGAAAGGTGGCGACTGGGTGCGCAAATATTGGGTGGCGGAAGGCGAAGTATCGCTGGAAGACATCGAGCAACAGGGACAGGAATTCGGCGTGCGCGATTATCAGCGCCTGCTGCACAGCGCCGGATTGTCGCCCGCTATCGCGCGCGTGTTGTCGCTGGAACAGGGGCAAACCGACAAGCTGTGCGAGCTTTCGCCCAAAGAATTGCTTGAGCTGGTGTTTCAGGTGTTTGGCGACAAGGAAGTGCTGGAGCGCTATCAGGAAGCGCGCCACCATCAGGAGTACACCTCGCGCGAACTGGATGCAGTGCAGCGAAATTTGGAAGCGCTTGGTTATAGCCTCAAAACACACGAACTGAACGTAAATCGTTATCTCGAATGGCAGCGCCTAAACGAAGAGCGCACCGTGCTGGTGTCGGAAACGCGCCCGCGCCTGGAACACCATCTGCTGCAAAAAGAAGCCGAGAACGCGGGGCGCACATTGCAGGGCTTACGCCGCGACTGGCGCGGCAAGCGCGCCGAGCGCCACGCGCTGACGCTGGAACTGCAAGTGCAGCAGCAAGCCCTGCAAGCGGCGCAGTTGCGCAAGCAGGCCGCGCACGAAAACGAGCAAGTGCAACAGCGCGCGCTGAACGAACTCAACCGCGAACTGGGCAACTGGGAAGCCCTCGTCAAACAGCATGACCGGCTGTTGCAGCAAGTTGAAAGCGCGGGCGGCCAAGCCGCCGATGCGCGCGAACTGGAGCATCTGGAAAACGAGCGCGACCGTCTGCGCTTGCGCATCGCCGAACTGGAACAGCAGCAGCGCCAACTGGACGAGATGCTGGAAAACCTCGCCGCCGGACGGCGCAGCGATCCCGCCGATGTCGCCGCGTTCCGTCAAGCGTTAAGCGGCGCGGGCATCGCCCACGATTTGCTCACCGATCTGGTGGAGATCGTCGATCCGTCTTGGCAAGCCGCCGTGGAGGCCGTGCTGGCGCCGTTCGCACACATCGTGTTGCTGGCGAAAGAAAAAGATGCGGAAGCGGCGATGGCGCTCGGCGAAAAATTGCGCTACCGCCATTTCATCGTGCCGGAACGCAGCAAGCCCGGCCTCGCACCGCAAGGTTCGTTGCTGGAAGTGGTGCGCTTTGCGCAGCCGGTGCCGGAATGGTTGTTGCGGCTGCTGGAACGCATCCGCCGCGTGGAAGATGCCAACGCGGGCGCGAAACTGCCGCGCGGCGAAGACTGGATCACGCGCCAGGGTTATTTGCGCGAGCGGCGCGGCGGACGTTTTGCCGCACCGGAACAGGCGCGCTTCGGCAAGGCGCGGCTGGAATCGCTGCGCCAGCAACGCGCCGATCTGGAAAAAATCCTCGCGCCATTGCGCCAGCAACGCGATGACTTGTCTGCGCGCCTGAACAATCTTAAAGCGCAACTCGCCGGAGAAGATGCCAGCGCGCGACTGGCTGCGCGCGCCGCCGAGTTTGCCGAGGCACGCCAACACTATGACGTGCTGGTCATCAAACGCCGCGACAACGGCGTATTTCAAGCACAGCAAGATCGCGAACAAGCAGATGATGCGGTGGTTGCGGCAAACAGCACACTGGGGAATATCCGCCAGTTCATGCAAAGACTGGACAAAGAAATCGCCGAAAAAGAAAACCGCCCCGCGCGCGAAGAACAAGCTAAACGTTTACAACGCTTGCGGCATAATCGCCGGCAAATGCCCGCAACTTGGCGCGATGCGACAGCCAATCAGCTAATCGCCGAACAGTGGCGCGACAGCACCAACATCGAAAGACGCATCCACGAAATCGAAGCCCGCTTTGCCGATGAATCGTGGGAAACCGATGCCAGCGTGATCGTGTTACGCGACAAAATTCGCGATGACTACGCGCATCAGGAAAGCGATTTGGCCACGCGCCGCCGCGACAACGAAATGGCGCGCAGCCAGACCGATGCGGCACGCGAGCAATACATCGCCGTGCTGCGTTACACCATCGCCCGCTATGTGAAAAATCTCAAGGTGCTGGGCGAAATGGCCGGCATCAAAGTCGAATACGAACCCGTGTCATTGGCCAACGGCGACGATGTCACGCTATCGCAAGCCGGGCTGGCAGTGCGCTTCGACTTCGACGAGAAGGGCTTCATGGGTATGAACGACGGCGATGCTTCCGGCGGACAGCAAGTGATGAAATCGCTGATCCTGCTGGTCGGCCTGATGATGGAAGAATCGCGCCCCGGCGGCTTCGTATTCATCGACGAACCGTTCGCCCACCTCGATATTGTCAACATCGAGCGCGTCGCCTCTTTCCTCAAAGCCACCCGCGCGCAATACCTGCTCACCACCCCGGTCACACACAACGTCAGCGTGTATGACCCGTCCATGCTCACGTTGGTGACGTTCAAGAAACGGCCAAACGATGCGTGGGCTCCGCGTATTGGTGTGTTGGTGCGCGAACAACATGAGCACGCTTGA
- a CDS encoding DUF2399 domain-containing protein → MSTLDSIRIELLDERALCKRRRRFRTKPASELELIPSDWRELLTRWVRRGGKSRWETLLKDSGTANLPLADALREWLLRQGWAIIIEEREHGDWWPRSMELRNLPQLRAALGISDKEQNALRWQELRETLASHCDNNLAPALLALDELPLHRALARADLIAALQRWQEAQRNGTRRDFALFSRGDTKSVSNSMWDWLESVLDLAEFGIEGHTPLLLLATPLLLYLPHGQIDLAANPDFAAITPETMQAVTKTSGTINRWQLVENRTSFERVAKQRELDAGVIWLPGFPPTWWRAAVGHLLDLAPAPAQLACDPDPAGIAIALKAAELWRERKLDWQPWRMSANDLSALRVRKPLTEGDKLQLATLSQEPTLPAPLSELLEWMLEHGEKGEQEGYL, encoded by the coding sequence ATGAGCACGCTTGATTCGATCCGGATCGAACTGCTTGATGAGCGCGCACTGTGCAAGCGCCGCCGGCGATTTCGCACTAAGCCTGCCAGCGAACTCGAACTAATCCCCTCCGATTGGCGTGAACTGTTAACCCGCTGGGTGAGACGCGGCGGCAAAAGCCGTTGGGAAACACTGCTGAAAGACTCTGGCACAGCCAACCTGCCGCTCGCCGATGCACTGCGTGAATGGCTGCTACGCCAAGGCTGGGCTATCATCATCGAAGAACGCGAGCATGGCGACTGGTGGCCGCGCTCAATGGAACTGCGCAACTTGCCGCAACTGCGCGCCGCGCTCGGAATCAGCGACAAAGAGCAGAATGCACTTCGCTGGCAAGAACTACGCGAAACGTTGGCGAGCCACTGCGACAACAATCTGGCTCCCGCATTACTTGCACTGGATGAACTCCCCTTACATCGCGCTTTGGCACGCGCTGATTTAATCGCTGCCTTGCAGCGCTGGCAGGAAGCGCAACGCAACGGCACTCGCCGCGACTTCGCGCTGTTTTCGCGCGGCGACACCAAATCGGTCAGCAATAGTATGTGGGACTGGCTGGAATCGGTGCTCGATCTGGCCGAATTTGGCATCGAAGGTCACACGCCGTTGCTGCTGCTCGCCACACCACTGCTGCTTTACCTGCCGCATGGGCAAATCGATCTCGCTGCCAACCCGGACTTTGCCGCGATCACGCCTGAAACCATGCAGGCTGTAACGAAAACATCAGGAACGATCAACCGCTGGCAACTGGTAGAGAACCGCACCAGCTTTGAGCGCGTCGCCAAACAACGCGAACTGGACGCGGGTGTTATCTGGCTGCCCGGCTTCCCGCCGACTTGGTGGCGCGCGGCTGTCGGCCATCTGCTTGATCTGGCTCCCGCACCAGCCCAACTGGCCTGCGACCCGGACCCGGCAGGCATCGCCATCGCTCTCAAGGCTGCTGAACTGTGGCGCGAACGCAAACTAGACTGGCAACCGTGGCGGATGTCCGCCAACGACCTCTCTGCCCTGCGCGTGCGCAAGCCTCTGACCGAGGGTGACAAGCTGCAACTCGCCACCCTGAGCCAGGAACCCACACTCCCCGCCCCGCTATCCGAATTGCTGGAATGGATGCTGGAACATGGCGAAAAGGGCGAGCAAGAAGGGTATCTGTAG
- the lysS gene encoding lysine--tRNA ligase, translating to MSNEPIIPAQDENQIIAERRAKLNAIRAQGVAFPNDFDRTHLAGDLHAEFGGKTHDELEAAQVRVAVAGRMMLKRVMGKASFATVQDMGGRIQLFVSNNDTGEEAHDAFKHYDLGDILGAQGVLFKTKTGELSVRVSQIRLLTKSLRPLPEKFHGLTDQEQKYRQRYLDLITNEDARKVFVTRTRIIQAIRDFFVNHGYMEVETPMMHSIPGGAAAKPFETHHNALDMKMYLRIAPELYLKRLVVGGFEKVFEVNRNFRNEGLSTRHNPEFTMLEFYEAYRDYQYLMDFTERLFREVTQKVLGATLITYQGKELDLGKPFHRLTMVQAIQKYHPQFTDAQLGDRDFVINELEDLKAKYKPEDGIGGLQLSLFEELAEAHLFEPTFIVDYPIEVSPLARSSDTRPDITERFELFIVGREIANGFSELNDAEDQAARFDAQVAAKDAGDEEAMFKDNDYVRALEYGLPPTAGEGIGIDRLVMLLTDSASIRDVILFPQMRPE from the coding sequence ATGAGCAACGAACCCATCATCCCAGCCCAAGACGAGAACCAGATCATCGCGGAACGCCGCGCCAAACTGAATGCGATCCGCGCACAAGGCGTCGCCTTCCCGAACGACTTCGACCGCACGCACCTCGCCGGGGACCTGCATGCCGAGTTCGGCGGCAAGACGCACGACGAACTGGAGGCCGCACAGGTCCGCGTTGCAGTGGCCGGGCGCATGATGCTGAAGCGCGTGATGGGCAAGGCCAGCTTCGCCACCGTCCAGGACATGGGCGGGCGCATCCAGTTGTTCGTCAGCAATAACGATACCGGCGAGGAAGCGCACGACGCGTTCAAACATTACGATCTCGGCGACATCCTCGGCGCGCAGGGCGTGCTGTTCAAGACCAAGACCGGAGAACTGTCGGTGCGCGTCTCGCAAATCCGCCTGCTGACCAAGTCGCTGCGCCCGCTTCCGGAAAAATTCCACGGCCTGACCGACCAGGAGCAGAAATACCGCCAGCGCTATCTCGACCTGATCACCAACGAGGATGCGCGCAAGGTGTTCGTGACGCGCACCCGCATCATCCAGGCGATCCGCGATTTCTTCGTGAACCACGGTTACATGGAAGTGGAGACGCCGATGATGCACTCCATCCCGGGCGGCGCGGCGGCCAAGCCGTTCGAGACGCACCACAACGCGCTGGACATGAAGATGTATCTGCGCATCGCGCCGGAGTTGTACCTGAAGCGTCTGGTGGTCGGCGGTTTCGAGAAGGTATTCGAGGTCAACCGCAACTTCCGCAACGAGGGCCTGTCCACGCGCCACAACCCGGAATTCACGATGCTGGAATTCTACGAGGCGTACCGAGATTACCAATACCTGATGGATTTCACCGAGCGCCTGTTCCGCGAGGTGACGCAAAAAGTGCTGGGCGCCACGCTCATCACTTACCAGGGCAAGGAACTTGACCTTGGCAAACCGTTCCACCGACTGACCATGGTGCAGGCGATCCAGAAATATCATCCGCAGTTCACCGACGCGCAACTGGGCGACCGCGATTTCGTGATCAACGAACTGGAAGACCTGAAGGCCAAGTACAAGCCCGAGGACGGCATCGGCGGATTGCAGCTCTCGCTGTTCGAGGAACTGGCCGAAGCCCACCTGTTCGAGCCCACCTTCATCGTCGATTACCCGATCGAGGTCTCGCCGCTGGCGCGCAGCAGCGACACCCGTCCCGACATCACCGAGCGCTTCGAACTGTTCATCGTCGGGCGCGAGATCGCCAACGGCTTCTCCGAGCTGAACGACGCTGAAGACCAGGCGGCGCGTTTCGACGCGCAGGTTGCGGCCAAGGATGCCGGCGACGAAGAAGCGATGTTCAAGGACAACGATTACGTGCGCGCGCTGGAATATGGCCTGCCGCCGACCGCCGGGGAAGGCATCGGCATCGATCGTCTGGTGATGCTGCTGACGGATAGTGCCAGCATCCGCGATGTGATCCTGTTCCCGCAGATGCGACCGGAATGA
- a CDS encoding Crp/Fnr family transcriptional regulator, producing the protein MTVLSMPDDLRARLLQHYPMLRELPVGELGTLLAEANVVQLPAGTIVFDENQPCQGFPLLLSGSVRVTKSSPNGRELQLYRVGPGESCILTSSCLLGHAPYHARGLVDQDVDMLVLSPTMFKTLIARHEPFRDYIFSLFSERLTDLMQLVSAVAFQKLDQRLAALLVAKPSPIRATHQALADELGSVREIVSRLLKNFAEQGWIRLGREQIELVDIPALRKFSAL; encoded by the coding sequence ATGACTGTGTTGTCCATGCCTGACGACCTGCGCGCTCGACTGCTACAGCACTACCCGATGCTGCGCGAACTGCCTGTCGGGGAACTCGGAACACTGCTGGCCGAAGCGAATGTGGTGCAGCTACCGGCCGGCACGATCGTGTTCGACGAGAACCAGCCCTGCCAAGGGTTCCCGCTGCTGCTCTCAGGATCTGTCCGCGTGACCAAGAGTTCGCCGAACGGGCGCGAACTCCAGCTGTACCGCGTCGGCCCGGGCGAAAGCTGCATCTTGACCAGCAGCTGCCTGCTCGGACATGCCCCATACCACGCACGCGGCCTGGTCGATCAGGATGTGGACATGCTGGTGTTGTCGCCGACCATGTTCAAGACCCTGATCGCCCGGCATGAACCATTCAGGGATTACATCTTCAGCCTGTTCTCCGAACGCCTGACCGACCTGATGCAACTGGTTTCGGCCGTCGCCTTCCAGAAACTCGACCAGCGCCTCGCCGCCCTGCTGGTCGCCAAACCCTCGCCCATTCGCGCCACCCACCAGGCGCTCGCCGACGAACTCGGCAGCGTGAGGGAGATTGTCAGCCGCTTGCTGAAGAACTTCGCCGAACAGGGATGGATCAGGCTGGGGCGTGAGCAAATAGAACTCGTCGACATCCCCGCCCTGCGCAAATTCTCCGCGCTTTGA
- a CDS encoding DUF2892 domain-containing protein, translating to MKLNVGGIDRIARIVAGLALVGMAVAGMYTPWTWIGVVPLLTGIFGFCPAYTLFGMSTCPMKK from the coding sequence ATGAAACTCAACGTAGGCGGTATCGACCGCATCGCACGCATCGTCGCAGGTCTGGCTCTGGTCGGCATGGCAGTGGCCGGCATGTACACCCCATGGACATGGATCGGTGTCGTACCCTTGCTGACCGGCATCTTTGGGTTCTGCCCGGCCTATACCCTGTTCGGCATGAGCACCTGCCCGATGAAAAAATAA